From the Daucus carota subsp. sativus chromosome 8, DH1 v3.0, whole genome shotgun sequence genome, one window contains:
- the LOC108199372 gene encoding rust resistance kinase Lr10, producing the protein MSFNMVMVHYHMFNLAVYVIVCNSIIMRMECKEVQNDVCSRVTRCGATEIRFPFNLRDADEEQHKKDHCVFPPGFQLTCHDPSEFSPVNDFLPMLEFEYQVNTSLPGLYLSFSVKAVVISIDYKSQQLQFIYSSAFVSSYRVIRQHYHYSHSNQHDDNLPNYPFKPFTLTHSSLYPIQHNGPIDFYYHFTSYMNDYTFYNCSSTSEIDIGIYVIEPVTSMRGHGYQVYAVYSYAEILEVLITSCTKMYNISDVPFIMGGLTWFEPNCNDCEDEGQYCKFKPNSTTLTQCYPKGTSPLNVPLIGKVGGITFVLLSFVALYYATKSYKQKKRYHLKIETFLEDYRALKPSRYSYADIKKMSNQFKVKLGEEGYGSVYKGQLSNDVVVAVKVLNDKVDAKESGEDFINEVSTIGLIHHVNVVRLVGYCADGCRRALVYEFLPNNSLDKFVYSREKKNKRFLGWEKMQDIALGTARGIEYLHQGCAQPILHFDIKPHNILLDQNFNPKVSDFGLAKLCTRGQSMVSLTMARGTIGYIAPEVFSRNFGKVSAKSDVYSFGMLLLEMVGVRNHSSVGREGASEVYFPEWIYHQLEQERETGSQIEQEANSTIAKKLTIVGLWCINWHPAERPSMKHVIQMLQEENCPAIPPNPFFSANSKNASTFSNKVEVISESD; encoded by the exons ATGAGCTTCAACATGGTAATGGTTCATTATCATATGTTCAATTTGGCTGTATATGTAATTGTTTGTAATAGTATCATTATGAGGATGGAATGCAAAGAAGTGCAAAACGACGTGTGCAGCAGGGTAACAAGGTGTGGAGCAACTGAAATTCGCTTCCCTTTTAATCTCAGAGACGCTGATGAGGAGCAGCATAAGAAAGACCACTGTGTCTTCCCACCTGGATTTCAACTTACTTGCCACGATCCATCTGAGTTTTCTCCTGTAAATGATTTTCTTCCGATGTTGGAGTTTGAATACCAGGTTAACACCTCTCTTCCCGGGCTCTACCTGTCCTTCTCTGTTAAGGCTGTTGTCATTTCTATTGACTACAAATCACAGCAGCTCCAGTTCATATATTCATCTGCTTTTGTATCTTCCTACCGAGTTATCAGACAACATTACCACTACTCTCACAGCAACCAGCATGATGACAACCTGCCTAATTATCCTTTCAAGCCTTTTACATTGACTCACTCCTCATTATATCCTATTCAGCATAATGGTCCTATTGATTTCTATTATCACTTTACCAGCTACATGAATGACTATACATTTTACAACTGTTCATCAACAAGCGAAATAGATATTGGCATTTATGTAATAGAACCCGTCACTTCTATGAGAGGACATGGTTATCAAGTCTATGCTGTCTATTCTTATGCAGAAATATTGGAAGTCCTCATAACATCTTGCACCAAGATGTACAACATTTCGGATGTCCCCTTTATCATGGGAGGACTGACTTGGTTTGAGCCCAATTGTAATGATTGTGAAGACGAAGGTCAGTATTGCAAATTCAAACCAAACAGCACTACTCTCACCCAGTGCTACCCCAAAG GTACTTCACCACTGAATGTTCCTTTAATAG GTAAAGTTGGGGGTATCACTTTCGTGTTGCTCAGTTTTGTAGCACTGTATTATGCTACCAAGTCATATAAACAGAAGAAAAGATATCACTTGAAGATTGAAACGTTCTTGGAGGACTACAGAGCTCTAAAGCCTTCAAGATACTCTTATGCTGACATTAAAAAGATGAGCAATCAATTCAAAGTCAAATTAGGGGAGGAAGGTTATGGATCAGTGTACAAGGGACAACTTTCAAATGATGTTGTTGTTGCAGTTAAGGTTCTCAATGATAAGGTGGACGCCAAAGAAAGTGGAGAAGATTTCATAAATGAAGTTAGTACCATAGGCTTGATCCACCATGTTAATGTGGTCCGTCTGGTTGGATATTGCGCTGATGGCTGTAGAAGAGCTCTTGTTTATGAGTTCCTGCCAAACAATTCACTCGATAAGTTTGTCTACTCGAGagaaaagaagaataaaagaTTCCTAGGATGGGAAAAGATGCAAGATATTGCTCTAGGCACAGCCAGAGGTATTGAGTATCTCCACCAAGGTTGTGCCCAACCAATCCTCCACTTTGATATTAAACCTCACAACATCTTGTTGGACCAAAATTTTAATCCAAAAGTCTCAGACTTCGGTTTAGCAAAGTTGTGCACCAGAGGACAGAGTATGGTCTCCTTGACTATGGCTAGGGGGACAATAGGCTATATTGCCCCAGAAGTATTTTCCAGGAATTTTGGTAAAGTATCAGCCAAATCCGACGTTTATAGTTTTGGTATGTTGTTGCTTGAAATGGTTGGAGTAAGGAATCATTCTTCAGTAGGAAGAGAAGGCGCAAGCGAAGTATATTTCCCAGAATGGATTTACCATCAACTTGAACAAGAGAGGGAAACAGGAAGCCAGATTGAGCAAGAAGCAAACAGCACAATAGCAAAAAAGCTAACTATAGTTGGACTATGGTGCATAAATTGGCATCCAGCAGAACGACCTTCTATGAAACATGTGATTCAGATGCTCCAGGAAGAAAACTGCCCAGCCATACCTCCTAACCCATTTTTCTCAGCAAATTCCAAAAATGCATCCACATTTAGCAACAAAGTTGAAGTTATTTCAGAATCAGACTGA
- the LOC135148200 gene encoding uncharacterized protein LOC135148200 isoform X1 has translation MVKCNFHPHQIMSFHLIVIALFISVGSCDDYSKSDNLPSSSSCGDIHNISCPFYLRGLEPNCSDFSYELFCHNNRTSLSLDTYTKHVFYVEAINYETSLIRIVDSVLGGDNYLCSSNNIRSTYPFRRNSYRFSRGLLIYPSTASRQFNTPITYIDCPAPVNSSARYIPSPPCSSPSSVSSYIIFGPLNSSEVENNCRIRWTTLVSSAWQKIHQTSLFESQDTPENFYGIELPFHYFYCLNCSAPYKSYCARVKEELSYYVCPTTVYTYCDDIRGISFKCGLGDNLQAFSRWFEDNDSSVYKNTGYCGSELYGYSFLIHLSFIV, from the exons ATGGTGAAATGCAACTTTCATCCACACCAAATAATGTCTTTTCATTTAATTGTTATTGCGTTGTTCATATCAGTAGGTAGCTGCGACGACTACAGCAAATCAGACAATTTGCCTTCATCGTCTTCTTGTGGTGATATACATAACATAAGCTGCCCCTTTTATCTCAGAGGCCTTGAGCCTAATTGTAGCGATTTCAGCTATGAACTCTTCTGCCACAATAACCGTACTTCATTATCTTTGGACACCTATACGAAGCATGTATTCTATGTGGAGGCTATCAATTATGAAACCTCTTTGATTCGGATTGTTGATTCAGTGCTGGGTGGAGATAACTATTTATGTTCCTCCAACAACATCCGTAGTACTTATCCTTTCCGAAGGAATTCATATCGCTTTTCCAGGGGACTGCTAATCTATCCGTCTACAGCCAGTCGACAATTTAATACGCCAATAACATATATTGATTGTCCAGCTCCTGTGAATTCTTCAGCTCGATATATACCTTCCCCTCCATGCTCATCACCGTCATCAGTCTCCTCGTACATTATTTTTGGACCTTTGAATTCATCAGAAGTGGAGAACAACTGTAGGATTCGGTGGACAACTTTGGTGTCATCCGCTTGGcagaaaattcatcaaacatCCTTATTTGAATCACAAGACACTCCCGAGAATTTCTACGGAATTGAGCTtccatttcattatttttattgcCTAAATTGTTCTGCTCCTTATAAGTCATACTGTGCCCGAGTCAAGGAAGAACTTTCGTATTACGTCTGTCCGACAACCGTGTACACTTATTGTGATGATATCCGTGGCATCTCATTTAAATGCG GCCTAGGGGACAACTTGCAAGCTTTCTCAAGGTGGTTTGAGG ACAATGATTCATCTGTATACAAGAACACTG GATACTGTGGAAGCGAGCTGTATGGGTATTCTTTTCTcattcatttaagctttattgtctaa
- the LOC108199375 gene encoding delta(12)-fatty-acid desaturase FAD2 — translation MYMRGVLRKYRATSTKHTTKTKSEGTMGAGGRMSDPPTAKKTETEALRRAPHEKPPFTIGDLKKAIPAHCFEKSLITSFRYLIQDLLMAYALYFVATNYIDQYLPHPINYLGWAAYIAVQGCVLTGAWVVGHECDHDAFSDYGWVNDLVGLIVHSSLMVPYFSWKISHRRHHANTQSLENDEVYVPRFKSNIRNYYKILNNPPGRVLVWVTTLLIGFPLYLMFNVSGHKYERWTSHYDPHSPLYTERERKQIIVSDLAILAVIYGLYNLVLAKGFVWVFCVYGGPLLVVNGWFTLITILNHTHPSVPYYDSTEWDWLRGALCTVDRDYGILNKVFHNVCNAHVCHHIFSMIPHYHGLEATEAMKPVLGDYYQYDGTPILKAMYREMKECIYVEKDEGETKGVYWYRKDI, via the coding sequence ATGTACATGCGAGGTGTTCTAAGGAAATACAGAGCAACTTCAACTAAACACACAACAAAAACCAAGAGTGAGGGAACAATGGGTGCAGGTGGGCGAATGTCGGATCCTCCTACAGCCAAAAAAACTGAAACAGAAGCACTTCGACGCGCTCCTCATGAGAAACCTCCTTTTACCATTGGTGACCTCAAGAAAGCCATTCCTGCCCATTGCTTTGAAAAATCACTCATAACTTCTTTTCGTTACCTCATTCAAGATCTCCTCATGGCCTATGCCCTCTACTTTGTTGCTACTAATTACATTGACCAGTATCTTCCCCATCCAATCAACTACTTGGGTTGGGCTGCTTACATTGCTGTCCAGGGGTGTGTCTTGACGGGAGCTTGGGTTGTAGGCCATGAATGTGATCATGACGCCTTTAGCGATTATGGTTGGGTGAACGACCTTGTTGGCCTTATTGTCCACTCTTCTCTCATGGTCCCTTATTTCTCTTGGAAAATTAGCCACAGACGTCACCACGCCAACACCCAGTCGCTTGAGAATGATGAAGTTTATGTTCCCAGATTCAAGTCCAACATCAGGAACTACTACAAAATTCTCAACAACCCACCCGGTCGTGTACTTGTCTGGGTTACCACACTTCTCATAGGTTTCCCTTTATATTTGATGTTTAATGTTTCTGGACACAAGTATGAGAGGTGGACTTCCCACTATGATCCCCATAGCCCACTTTACACAGAACGTGAGCGCAAGCAGATCATTGTGTCTGATCTTGCCATTCTTGCTGTTATCTATGGGCTGTACAATCTAGTATTAGCCAAAGGATTTGTCTGGGTTTTCTGTGTTTATGGAGGTCCACTGCTCGTTGTCAACGGATGGTTCACATTGATCACCATCCTCAACCATACTCATCCTTCTGTGCCTTACTACGATTCAACTGAATGGGACTGGTTGAGGGGAGCTCTATGCACTGTTGACAGAGACTATGGAATATTGAACAAGGTGTTCCACAATGTCTGCAATGCTCATGTCTGTCACCACATTTTCTCCATGATCCCACATTACCACGGACTTGAAGCCACAGAGGCCATGAAGCCTGTATTGGGTGATTATTATCAGTATGATGGAACTCCTATTCTTAAGGCAATGTACAGAGAAATGAAGGAATGCATTTACGTGGAGAAGGATGAAGGCGAGACCAAAGGAGTCTACTGGTACAGAAAGGATATTTAG
- the LOC135148200 gene encoding uncharacterized protein LOC135148200 isoform X2, whose amino-acid sequence MVKCNFHPHQIMSFHLIVIALFISVGSCDDYSKSDNLPSSSSCGDIHNISCPFYLRGLEPNCSDFSYELFCHNNRTSLSLDTYTKHVFYVEAINYETSLIRIVDSVLGGDNYLCSSNNIRSTYPFRRNSYRFSRGLLIYPSTASRQFNTPITYIDCPAPVNSSARYIPSPPCSSPSSVSSYIIFGPLNSSEVENNCRIRWTTLVSSAWQKIHQTSLFESQDTPENFYGIELPFHYFYCLNCSAPYKSYCARVKEELSYYVCPTTVYTYCDDIRGISFKCGLGDNLQAFSRWFEDNDSSVYKNTAFVGAYC is encoded by the exons ATGGTGAAATGCAACTTTCATCCACACCAAATAATGTCTTTTCATTTAATTGTTATTGCGTTGTTCATATCAGTAGGTAGCTGCGACGACTACAGCAAATCAGACAATTTGCCTTCATCGTCTTCTTGTGGTGATATACATAACATAAGCTGCCCCTTTTATCTCAGAGGCCTTGAGCCTAATTGTAGCGATTTCAGCTATGAACTCTTCTGCCACAATAACCGTACTTCATTATCTTTGGACACCTATACGAAGCATGTATTCTATGTGGAGGCTATCAATTATGAAACCTCTTTGATTCGGATTGTTGATTCAGTGCTGGGTGGAGATAACTATTTATGTTCCTCCAACAACATCCGTAGTACTTATCCTTTCCGAAGGAATTCATATCGCTTTTCCAGGGGACTGCTAATCTATCCGTCTACAGCCAGTCGACAATTTAATACGCCAATAACATATATTGATTGTCCAGCTCCTGTGAATTCTTCAGCTCGATATATACCTTCCCCTCCATGCTCATCACCGTCATCAGTCTCCTCGTACATTATTTTTGGACCTTTGAATTCATCAGAAGTGGAGAACAACTGTAGGATTCGGTGGACAACTTTGGTGTCATCCGCTTGGcagaaaattcatcaaacatCCTTATTTGAATCACAAGACACTCCCGAGAATTTCTACGGAATTGAGCTtccatttcattatttttattgcCTAAATTGTTCTGCTCCTTATAAGTCATACTGTGCCCGAGTCAAGGAAGAACTTTCGTATTACGTCTGTCCGACAACCGTGTACACTTATTGTGATGATATCCGTGGCATCTCATTTAAATGCG GCCTAGGGGACAACTTGCAAGCTTTCTCAAGGTGGTTTGAGG ACAATGATTCATCTGTATACAAGAACACTG CTTTTGTTGGAGCTTATTGTTAG
- the LOC135148314 gene encoding rust resistance kinase Lr10-like yields RKKAITLHSSYLSWRCHILGIALGIRFLCGIALLFVFLVYKLRRRHLSVDDTIENFLQGQNDLMPIRYTYSHIKKITNGFNDKLGEGGFGTVYKGKLRSGLVVAVKVLGNSNASSHDFINEVGTIGRIHHVNIVKLVGFCFENRKRALIYEFMPNGSLDKYIFPEAGDTITLRSDKIYDISYKVACGIC; encoded by the coding sequence agaaagAAGGCCATCACTTTGCACTCATCTTATCTTTCTTGGCGATGTCATATTTTAGGAATTGCTCTTGGTATAAGATTTCTTTGCGGAATAGCATTACTATTTGTGTTTCTGGTATATAAATTAAGAAGACGACATTTGTCAGTGGATGACACCATTGAAAACTTCCTGCAAGGTCAAAATGATCTCATGCCTATTAGGTACACTTATTCACATATAAAGAAAATCACCAACGGATTCAATGATAAATTGGGTGAAGGTGGATTTGGCACGGTATATAAAGGAAAACTTAGAAGCGGCCTGGTAGTAGCTGTTAAGGTATTAGGCAACTCCAACGCTAGCAGCCATGATTTCATCAATGAAGTTGGCACTATTGGTAGAATCCACCATGTTAACATTGTAAAACTTGTCGGCTTTTGCTTTGAGAATCGAAAACGTGCACTGATATACGAGTTTATGCCTAATGGATCTCTCGACAAATACATTTTCCCTGAAGCAGGGGATACAATCACATTGAGAAGTGATAAGATTTATGATATTTCATACAAAGTGGCATGTGgaatttgttaa
- the LOC108198986 gene encoding 17.1 kDa class II heat shock protein-like: protein MKKIPITRIILIYELLCTSKLGIDHPLLNTFYHILDDHPLLNTFYHILDDQHESNNKNKSEQARSYVRDAKAMATTPADVKEYPNAYVFVVDMPGLKSGDIKVQVEDENVLVVCGERKREEEEGVKYVRMERKVGRFMRKFVLPENADLENIKAVCQDGVLSVTVEKLPPPEPKKPKTIEVQIA from the coding sequence ATGAAGAAGATCCCCATCACTAGGATTATacttatttatgaattattatgcACCAGTAAGTTGGGTATCGATCATCCACTCCTCAACACTTTCTACCACATTCTAGACGATCATCCACTCCTCAACACTTTCTACCACATTCTAGACGATCAGCACGAGAGCAACAACAAGAACAAGTCTGAACAGGCGAGGAGCTATGTTCGCGACGCGAAAGCCATGGCGACGACTCCAGCTGATGTTAAAGAGTATCCGAATGCCTATGTGTTTGTGGTGGATATGCCTGGATTGAAATCAGGAGATATTAAGGTCCAGGTGGAGGATGAGAATGTGCTGGTGGTTTGCGGTGAGCGGAAGAGAGAAGAGGAAGAAGGCGTCAAGTATGTGCGGATGGAGAGGAAGGTGGGGAGGTTTATGAGGAAGTTTGTGTTGCCTGAGAATGCTGATTTGGAGAATATTAAGGCGGTTTGTCAGGACGGTGTGTTGAGTGTTACGGTGGAGAAGTTGCCGCCTCCAGAGCCTAAGAAGCCTAAGACTATTGAGGTTCAGATTGCTTGA
- the LOC135148201 gene encoding rust resistance kinase Lr10-like codes for MVIFAYNRIQYLHRGCDIQILHFDIKPHNILLDENFNPKISDFGLAKLRAADDSIVTMTAARGTLGYMAPELFYKNIGGVSNKADVYSFGMLLLEMAGQRKNLKPMVDQISQIYYLSWIYDQISNGKEIEMEDASKDERKLAKKMIIVAMWCIQMKPSDRPSMNKVLEMLEGDTGLLVMPPKPLICPQ; via the coding sequence ATGGtgatttttgcgtataacaGAATTCAGTATTTACATCGAGGTTGTGACATCCAAATCTTGCACTTTGATATCAAGCCTCATAATATTCTTCTCGATGAAAATTTCAATCCCAAAATTTCTGATTTTGGCCTTGCAAAATTACGTGCTGCTGATGATAGTATTGTGACTATGACTGCTGCAAGGGGAACTTTGGGTTACATGGCTCCCGAAttgttttacaaaaatattggcGGTGTTTCAAATAAAGCAGATGTGTATAGTTTCGGGATGTTGCTGCTGGAAATGGCAGGGCAAAGGAAAAATTTGAAGCCAATGGTGGACCAAATTAGCCAGATATACTATCTTTCATGGATCTATGATCAAATAAGCAACGGAAAGGAGATCGAAATGGAAGATGCCAGTAAGGATGAAAGGAAGTTGGCAAAGAAGATGATCATTGTAGCAATGTGGTGTATACAAATGAAACCAAGTGACCGTCCTTCAATGAACAAAGTTCTCGAAATGCTGGAAGGAGACACTGGACTTCTGGTGATGCCTCCTAAACCTTTAATCTGTCCACAATAG